A window from Physeter macrocephalus isolate SW-GA chromosome 11, ASM283717v5, whole genome shotgun sequence encodes these proteins:
- the ISLR gene encoding immunoglobulin superfamily containing leucine-rich repeat protein isoform X1 yields MTSGGRMQELRLLCWVVLVGLVQACPESCDCGEKYGFQIADCAYRDLEAVPPGFPANVTTLSLSANRLPSLPEGAFREVPLLQSLWLAHNEIRRVAAGALAPLGQLKSLDLSHNLISDFAWSDLNNLSSLQLLKMDSNELTFIPRDAFRSLRALRSLQLNHNRLHTLAEGIFAPLTALSHLQINDNPFDCTCGIVWFKTWALTTAVSIPEQDNITCTSPHVLKGTRLNRLLPLPCLAPSVQLTYQPSQDGAELRPGFVLALHCDVDGQPAPQLHWHIQTPGGTVEIASPNVGADGRALPGVLAASSRPRFQAFANGSLLIPDFGKLEEGTYSCLATNELGSAESSVNVALATPGEGGEDALGRRFHGKAAEGKGCYTVDNEVQPSGPEDNVVIIYLSRSGGPEAAAAGGGVSGKQPPGLLLLGQSLLLLFLTSF; encoded by the exons ATGACCTCGG GAGGTAGGATGCAGGAGCTGCGTCTGCTGTGCTGGGTGGTCCTTGTGGGCCTGGTGCAGGCCTGTCCCGAGTCCTGCGACTGTGGGGAAAAGTACGGCTTCCAGATCGCCGACTGTGCCTACCGTGACCTGGAGGCCGTGCCACCCGGCTTCCCGGCCAACGTGACCACGTTGAGCCTGTCGGCCAACCGGCTGCCGAGCTTACCAGAGGGAGCCTTCAGGGAGGTGCCCCTGCTGCAGTCACTGTGGCTGGCGCACAACGAGATCCGCAGGGTGGCTGCTGGTGCCCTGGCCCCTCTGGGCCAACTCAAGAGCCTGGACCTCAGCCACAACCTCATCTCTGACTTTGCCTGGAGCGACCTGAACAACCTCAGCTCCCTCCAATTGCTCAAGATGGATAGCAACGAGCTGACCTTCATCCCCCGCGACGCCTTCCGCAGCCTTCGTGCCCTGCGCTCACTGCAGCTCAATCACAACCGCTTGCACACACTGGCAGAGGGCATCTTCGCACCGCTCACCGCGCTGTCCCACCTGCAGATCAACGATAACCCCTTCGACTGTACCTGCGGCATCGTGTGGTTCAAGACGTGGGCCCTGACCACAGCTGTGTCCATCCCAGAGCAGGATAACATCACCTGCACTTCACCCCATGTGCTCAAGGGCACACGGCTGAACCGCCTGCTGCCACTGCCTTGCTTGGCACCCTCAGTGCAGCTCACTTACCAGCCCAGCCAGGACGGCGCCGAGCTGCGTCCTGGCTTCGTGCTGGCGCTCCACTGCGACGTGGACGGGCAGCCAGCCCCCCAGCTTCACTGGCACATCCAGACTCCCGGCGGCACCGTGGAGATTGCCAGCCCCAACGTGGGTGCCGATGGGCGTGCCCTGCCCGGCGTCCTGGCGGCCAGCAGCCGGCCACGCTTTCAGGCCTTTGCCAATGGCAGCCTGCTCATCCCCGACTTCGGCAAGCTGGAGGAGGGCACCTATAGCTGCCTGGCCACCAACGAGCTGGGCAGTGCGGAGAGCTCGGTGAACGTGGCACTGGCCACACCAGGCGAGGGTGGCGAGGATGCACTGGGGCGCAGGTTCCATGGCAAAGCGGCCGAGGGTAAGGGCTGCTACACGGTTGACAATGAGGTGCAGCCGTCGGGTCCTGAGGACAACGTCGTCATCATCTACCTCAGCCGCAGCGGGGGCCCCGAggctgcagcagcaggaggaggtgTCTCTGGGAAGCAGCCCCCAGGGCTGCTTCTTCTGGGCcagagcctcctcctcctcttcctcacttccttctag
- the ISLR gene encoding immunoglobulin superfamily containing leucine-rich repeat protein isoform X2, whose amino-acid sequence MQELRLLCWVVLVGLVQACPESCDCGEKYGFQIADCAYRDLEAVPPGFPANVTTLSLSANRLPSLPEGAFREVPLLQSLWLAHNEIRRVAAGALAPLGQLKSLDLSHNLISDFAWSDLNNLSSLQLLKMDSNELTFIPRDAFRSLRALRSLQLNHNRLHTLAEGIFAPLTALSHLQINDNPFDCTCGIVWFKTWALTTAVSIPEQDNITCTSPHVLKGTRLNRLLPLPCLAPSVQLTYQPSQDGAELRPGFVLALHCDVDGQPAPQLHWHIQTPGGTVEIASPNVGADGRALPGVLAASSRPRFQAFANGSLLIPDFGKLEEGTYSCLATNELGSAESSVNVALATPGEGGEDALGRRFHGKAAEGKGCYTVDNEVQPSGPEDNVVIIYLSRSGGPEAAAAGGGVSGKQPPGLLLLGQSLLLLFLTSF is encoded by the coding sequence ATGCAGGAGCTGCGTCTGCTGTGCTGGGTGGTCCTTGTGGGCCTGGTGCAGGCCTGTCCCGAGTCCTGCGACTGTGGGGAAAAGTACGGCTTCCAGATCGCCGACTGTGCCTACCGTGACCTGGAGGCCGTGCCACCCGGCTTCCCGGCCAACGTGACCACGTTGAGCCTGTCGGCCAACCGGCTGCCGAGCTTACCAGAGGGAGCCTTCAGGGAGGTGCCCCTGCTGCAGTCACTGTGGCTGGCGCACAACGAGATCCGCAGGGTGGCTGCTGGTGCCCTGGCCCCTCTGGGCCAACTCAAGAGCCTGGACCTCAGCCACAACCTCATCTCTGACTTTGCCTGGAGCGACCTGAACAACCTCAGCTCCCTCCAATTGCTCAAGATGGATAGCAACGAGCTGACCTTCATCCCCCGCGACGCCTTCCGCAGCCTTCGTGCCCTGCGCTCACTGCAGCTCAATCACAACCGCTTGCACACACTGGCAGAGGGCATCTTCGCACCGCTCACCGCGCTGTCCCACCTGCAGATCAACGATAACCCCTTCGACTGTACCTGCGGCATCGTGTGGTTCAAGACGTGGGCCCTGACCACAGCTGTGTCCATCCCAGAGCAGGATAACATCACCTGCACTTCACCCCATGTGCTCAAGGGCACACGGCTGAACCGCCTGCTGCCACTGCCTTGCTTGGCACCCTCAGTGCAGCTCACTTACCAGCCCAGCCAGGACGGCGCCGAGCTGCGTCCTGGCTTCGTGCTGGCGCTCCACTGCGACGTGGACGGGCAGCCAGCCCCCCAGCTTCACTGGCACATCCAGACTCCCGGCGGCACCGTGGAGATTGCCAGCCCCAACGTGGGTGCCGATGGGCGTGCCCTGCCCGGCGTCCTGGCGGCCAGCAGCCGGCCACGCTTTCAGGCCTTTGCCAATGGCAGCCTGCTCATCCCCGACTTCGGCAAGCTGGAGGAGGGCACCTATAGCTGCCTGGCCACCAACGAGCTGGGCAGTGCGGAGAGCTCGGTGAACGTGGCACTGGCCACACCAGGCGAGGGTGGCGAGGATGCACTGGGGCGCAGGTTCCATGGCAAAGCGGCCGAGGGTAAGGGCTGCTACACGGTTGACAATGAGGTGCAGCCGTCGGGTCCTGAGGACAACGTCGTCATCATCTACCTCAGCCGCAGCGGGGGCCCCGAggctgcagcagcaggaggaggtgTCTCTGGGAAGCAGCCCCCAGGGCTGCTTCTTCTGGGCcagagcctcctcctcctcttcctcacttccttctag